CGCGCGCGACCGCGGCGGCGAACAGGTCGGCGAAGGCCGCCGCCGGCGCGGCGGGCCGGCCGGCGCCCAGGGCGAGCAGCCCGGCCCGGCTCCCCGGGCCGACGAGGTCCACCTCGCCGAGGCGCGCGCCGGGGTTCTCGGTCATCGTGGCGAGCAGATGCAGGTAGGAGTCCGCCACCTCGGCGACGAACTCCCTGGCGAACAGGTCGCTGTTGTACTCCCACAGCAGGGTGACCCGGCCGTCGAGGCGGCCGTCCGCGCCGGGCTCCGCCTCTGCTCTCGGGATGACGACCACGTTGAGGTCGACCTTCGCCGAGCCGTTGTCGCGCTCGTAGACCGTCGCCGAGCAGCCGGGCAGTTCCAGGTCGGGCATCCTGGCGTCGTTGGCGCTGAACATGATCTGGAAGTAGGGGTTGGCCGCCGGGTCGCGGTCGGGGTTGAGCGCGCGCACCAGTTCCACGAAGGGGAGCTCCTGGTTGGCCGTGGCCGCGCGCACGGTCGCGGTACTGCGGCGCAGCAGTTCCGCGAAGGTGGGGTCGCCGCCCGCGTCGCAGCGCAGCACGACCGCGTTGACGAACATGCCGATGACGTCCTCGGTCTCGGCGAGCTGGCGGTTGCCGAACGCCGAGCCGACCGCGAGGTCGTCCTGGCGGGTGTAGCGCCACAGCGTGGCGTAGAAGCCCGCGAGCATCGCGCTGAACAGCGTGGTGTGATGGGTCCTGGCGAGCTCGCGGAGCGCGGCGACGGTGCGCGCCGACACCTCCAGCCGCACCATGCCGCCTTCGAAGCCCTGCGGCCTCGAACGGGCCCTGGTGGTGGGCAGTGACACCGCCGGCGGGCTGCCGGCCAGTGTCGCGGCCCAGTGTTCCCGCTGACGTCGCATGCCCTCGCCCGCCAGCGCCCGCTCCTGCCAGCGCGCGTAGTCGGCGTACCGGAACTCGATCTCGGGCAGCCCGGCCGGCTCCCCGGTGACCTCGGCGGTGTAGGCGGCGCGCAACTCCCGCATCAGCAGGCCGAAGGACCAGCCGTCGTGGACGAAGTGGTGCTCCACCAGGATGATCTCGTGGGTGGCCGGGCCGAGCCGTACCACCGTCCACCGCACCAGCGGCAGCTCGCCGAGGTCGAACGGCGTGGTCATGTCGCGGACGACGAGTTCCTCCACCCTGGCCCGGTGCTCGGACTCCGGCACGCCGGACAGGTCGACGAGGTGGACCGGCATCGGGCCCTCGGCGTGCACGCGCTGGAACGGCATCCCGTCGTCGTCGTGGAAGGTGGTCCGGAAGATCGACTGGCGGGCGGTGATGACGCCGACCGCGCGCCGCAGCGCGCCGAGGTCGAGGTCGCCCGCCACCCGCATCGTCGTCTGCGCGTGGTAGGCGATGTTGCCGGGGGCGAGCCGGTCGAGGAACCAGACCTGTTGCTGCTGCGCGGTGAGCGGCACGCGGTCGTCGTCGCCGCCGCGCTCCATCGGGGGCAGGGCGGCGTCCGCGCCGGGGCCGCCCCGGTCGACGAGCGCGGCCAGCGCGGCGATCGTCGGATGTGCCATCAGGTCGGCGACGGTGACCTCGGCCGGCCGGCGGGCGCGGATCCGGTTGGTGATCTGCACGGCGGCGAGGGAGTGCCCGCCGAGGTCGAAGAACGAGTCGTCGACGCCGATCCGGTCGACGCGCAGCGTCCGGCTCCACAGCCGGGCCAGCTCGATCTCGGTGTCGGTGACCGGCGCGCGGAAGGGCACGTCGTCGGCGCGCCGCCACAGCTGGGACTTGGGCAGCGCGTCAGCGTCGATCTTGCCGCTGGGCAGCAGCGGGAGCGCGTCGACGACGACGTAGCGGCTGGGGATGTGGCCGGCGGGCAGGGACCGTGCCAGATGCTCGCGGAGCCCGCCCGCGGTGGGCACCCGGTGGGAGTCGACCGGCACGACGTAGGCGATCAGCCGGGTGTCGCCGTCGTCGCCGGTCTCGGCGCGCGCGTGGGCCGCGGCGACCTCGGGGTGGGAGCACAGGTGCCGGACGACTTCCCCGGGGTGCACCCGCTGGCCCCGGATCTTCACCAGGTCGTCGGCCCGGCCGAGGATCCGCAGCACGCCGCCGGCGTCGAGGACGCCGCGGTCGCCGGTGCGGTACAGGCGCGCTCCCGCGCGGCCCGACCAGGGGTCGGGGACGAACCTGTCGGCGGTGAGGCGGGGGTCGCCGCGGTAGCCGAGCGCCACCCCGGGCCCGCCGATGTGGACCTCGCCGGACCGGCCGGGCGGGACCCGCTCCAGGTTCTCGTCGAGCAGGAGGACCTCGGTGCCCAGGATGGCCGTGCCGACGGGCAGGGTCGCTCCGCCGACGGCGGCGTCGGCGTCGGCCCCGGTGAGCGGGTGCGTCGTCGAGGTCACCGTCGTCTCGGTGAGACCGTACGCGTTGATCGTCTCGACCTGGCAGAACCTGCGCCAGGTGGCCAGCGTCGTGGCGCGGCCCATGTCGCTGCCGATGACCAGCAGGCGCAGCGAGCGGGGTATCGAGGGGAGTACGGCGTCGCCGCCCTGGTCGAGGTCGCGGACCCACTGCTCCCAGTAGGGGGTGGGGAGGTTGGCGACGGTGACCCGCTCGCGGGTGAGGAGGCCGGTGAGCTGCTCCGTGGTGATCGCCGAGGTCGGCGCGAGCACGAGCGTGGCCCCGGCCAGCAGGGTCGGGAAGATCTCCTCGAGTGCCACGTCGAAGCCGACGGTGGCGAACTGGAGGACCCGGTCCCCGCCGCTCAGCGCGTACGCCGCCCGGATGGCCCGCGCGTGCGCGCCGAGCGCGCGGTGCGGGACCTCGACGGCTTTCTGCGCGCCGGTGGTTCCCGAGGTGAACAGCACGTAGGCGAGCTGCTCGCCATGCGGTGGACGCCCGGCGAACGGCCCGGCGCCGGACTCGGGGAGCGGCCGGACGCCGGCCCGCTCGGCGACCACGGCGCCCGCCGCGTCGGTGAGGCACAGGTCGGCGGCGGCGAGCATGCGCAGCCTGCGGTCGAGCGGCAGCTGCGGGTCGACCGGCAGGAAGGCCGCGCCGGACAGCAGGACGCCGGTCAGCGCGGCGATCAACTCCTCGCCCCTGGGCAGCATGATCGCGACCACCGTCTGCGCCCCGGTGGGGCCGGTCGGGTCACCGACGCGCGACGCGACGCTCAGCGCCCGTTCCTCCAGTTGCCGGTAGGTCAGTTCCGATGTGCCCGCCCTTACGGCGATCCGCTCGCCGCCCGCCCTCAACGACTCGGCGAGGGCGGCGCACAGAGGGTAGGAGAAAACATCGGCGTCGTCGGGCATGGGGTCCACACAGCCTCCCTGATCGTCAACCGCGCTCAAGCGACGCCGGGCATGTGAGAACGGCACGCGGGGCTCACCGAATGAGCCGTGCGCGGCGTCGAACCGCCTCACCGGGCATCGGCGAACCGCCGCCCGAAACTTTGGATGTCCCCTGGTAGATTTCGGCGGCCCCACACACACCGAACCAAGGCATGAAAACCCGGATCTACTCGGACCCTTATCTGCTGAGTTATGGTCCGATCGCGACGCGGATAACGTCCGGGCTACTGTCGTTTACCCGCCGCACTCTCATTTCCAGAGCCATAGCAGAGCACAGCGGGTTGTCACCTAACAACCCCACAAGACCTTTTTGTTATTTTCGCTATGTATTGGAAATATGGGCCTTGTCGTCCGTTCGAAATTGTTGTATTGATTCCATCCGGCCCGTCGCCCGCGGCGGGCGAAGACCGGGTTTCACGAGCCGACGAACTGGCAGGCGGCGATGTTTTCGCAGGTGAGCGCCTTGACCTGAAGTGCCGGACGAGAGTGGGCCGGCCGTTCGGAGCGGGAGCCTCGCGGGAGGCCGCGATTCCCGGCGGCGGCAGGGGTGCGCCGGAAAGATCACGCCGCCGCGCGGCCCGGTGGCCCGGTACCCCCTCCGAGCCGGCCCGCGAGCGGCGTCCCCGCCGGACGGGCCCACAGAAAATTGGAACCGTCCATTGACGCGGATAGATGGCCTGGTGCATCATTCAGGCGTCGTCAGGCCGGTTTATCGATGATTTTTGCCGACGCCGTGATTCTTATATCCATCGTGCCATTCTCCGGGATGCATAACACGGTGACAGTCCGACTCCCGAGAGCGAATGACGCTGGTCAGGCTGCCATCCGGTAATCGGAATTTTACGATCAAAGGAACGGGCATTGACTGACAAGTTATGGGGCGGTCGCTTTGACGAGGACATCACCAAGGACGTTCTCGACTACACCCTCACCGTGGACGTCGACGAGCGGCTCGTCTTCGCGGACCTGTGGCAGGACATCGCGCATGTGCTGATGCTGGGCGTCCGGGGAATCGTCACCGGCGAGGTCACCCGGGCCCTGCTCGGCTCGCTGCTCCGGCTGTGGGACCGGAGCGAGCGCGGGGAGCTGCGGCTGCGCCCCGAGCTCGAGGACGTCCACTTCAACATCGAGCAGAAGGTCATCGAGGATCTGGGGCGTGAGACCGGCGGCCACCTGCAGACCGCGCGGTCACGCAACGACCAGGTGTCCACGGACACCCGCATGTACCTGCGGCGGGTCCAGCTCGACGCGGTCGCGGCGAACCTGGAGCTGATCGGTGAGCTGCTCGGCTTCCCCGAGGAGGACCTGCTCGCGATCCTGCCCGGCTACACCCACAGCCAGGCCGCCCAGCCGATCTCCGTCGCCTTCTGGAAGACCGCGCACGCGAGCATGCTCCTGCGTGACGTGCGCCGGCTGCGCGACGTGTTCGGCCGGACGGACGAGTCCCCCCTGGGCTCCTGCGCGCTGGCCGGCACGTCCTTCGCGATCGACCGCGAGCTCACCGCCCGGCTGCTCGGGTTCTCCGGCGTGCTCGGCCACGCGCTGGACGCCACCAGCGCCCGCGACCATCTCATCGAGAGCGCCTCGGCCTTCGCGATCGGCGGCAACAACCTGTCCCGCATGGCCGAGGAGATCGTCATGTGGAGCGGGCACGAGTACAGCCTGGTCGAGGTCTCCGACGCCTACGCCACGGGCAGCTCGATCATGCCCCAGAAGAAGAACCCGGTCGTCGCCGAGCTGGCCAGGGGGCGCACCGGGCGGACGGTGGGCACCCTCGTCCAGCTCCTCACCATGTCCAAGGGGGTGACCCTCGGCTACAGCTGCGACCTCCAGGAGGACAAGCCGTACCTGTGGCACGCCATCGACACCTACCTCTCGACCCTCCGCATCGTGGCCGGGCAGACCCGGGGGCTGCGCTTCGACGGCACCCGGGGCGAGGAGCTGTGCTGGGACAACTTCTCCACGGCCACCGAGCTGGCCAACCACCTGGTCGCCGACCGGGGGCTCGCGTTCCGCGAGGCGCACCACGTCAGCGGCGCGCTCGTCTCGGCCCTCCTCAAGCGGGGCGCGACGCTGCGGGACACGGCCGCCGGCGCGGAGATCCTCGCCGGGCTCGGCCATCCCGTGCCCGAACCCGTGCTCGCCCACCTCCTCGCGCCCCGGACCGCGGTGGCCGGCTACACCAGCCCCGGCGGCACCTCGCCGCGGAGCGTCACGGCCGTGCGCGCCGAGCTGCACGCGGCGGTGACCGCCCACGCCGCCTGGCTCGACGGGACACGGCGAAGGCTCCGGAGCGCGTACGAGGCCGCCTTCCGCGCGGCCCGCGACGTCGCCGGCGGAGCCGACGTCGGCGAGGCCCTCGGCCGGATCGCCCCCGACCTGCCCACGCTCAACGGAGGCCCGTCATGAAGATCGTTCTGGCCTACTCCGGCGGCCTCGACACGTCCGTGGCCCTGCACTGGCTCCAGCGGCGCCACGACGCCGAGATCATCGCGTTCTGCGCGGACATCGGCCAGCTGGAGTCGCTGGAGACCGTGCGGGAACGGGCGCTGCGTACCGGCGCCTCGAAGGTCTACGTGGAGCCGCTCACCGAGCGGTACCTGAGGGATTTCGCGCTGCCCGCCCTGCAAGCACACGCGCGTTACGAGAACAAGTACCTGCTGGCCGCGCCGCTCTCCCGGCCGTTGATCGCCCAGCGCATGGTCGAGATCGCCCGCGCCGAGGGCGCCGACGCCGTGGCGCACGGGGCCACCGGCAAGGGCAACGACCAGGTGCGGTTCTTCACCAGCGTGACCGCTCTCGATCCGGGGCTGCGGGTGCTGGCGCCGGTCATCGACTGGGAACTGACCACCCGCGAGACGGAGATCGCCTACGCGCGGGAACACGGCATCGAGGTGTCGGTCAGCAAGGAGAACCCGTACAGCATCGACACCAACATCTGGGGCACCAGCATCGAGTGCGGTGAGCTCGACGACATCGACCGGCCGCCGCCCGGCCACGCCTGGCAGCTGACCGCCGACCCCAAGACCGCCCCCGACCGGGCCGAGCACGTCACGGTGGGCTTCGAGGCGGGGATCCCCGTCTCCCTCGACGGCGACAAGCTGGAGCCGGCCGACCTGGTGTCCCGCCTGACGGCGATCGCCGCCCGCCACGGCGTGGGGCGAATCGACATCGTCGAGAGCCGGATCGTGGGTTTCAAGACCCGCGGCATCTACGAGGCGCCGGCGGCGACCGTGCTGATGGCCGCGCACGAGGAACTGGAGGCGATCGTCCTCGACCGTGAGACGCTGCACCACAAGCAGGGCCTCGCGCAGCGCTACGCCGAACTCGCCTACTACGGTTACTGGTTCTCCGACCTGCGCCGCGCCCTGGACGGTTTCGTCTCCACGTTGCAGCCGCGGGTGACGGGCGAGGTGACCGTCGAGCTCTACAAGGGGACCTGCGCCATCGTCGGCCGCCGCTCGCCGAACTCCCGCTACAGCGACTCGCTCGCCACCTACGAGGCGGGAGACACCTTCGACCACCGGGCGGGCGCGGGTTTCGCCTACGTGTGGTCGCTGCCACTCAGGGGCTCCCCGCGCTGACCCGCGCGACGGGGCACTGACCGCGTGACAAGCCCCGATCCCGGGCGTTCGCCCGGCGGCGACGGCCGCCGGGCCCGGCCTCAGCGGGCGACGGTCAGAACGATCTTTCCGGTGGTGCGGCCGGTCTCGCCCAGCTCGTGCGCCCGGCGGCGTCGCGCCGCGGATCGGGCGCGACGCCGCCGGGCGCCCGAGGCGGGCGTCACGTCCCGCGGACGTCGCACGGAGCGGCCGGTGGACTACCCGTGGGTTCCCGTGGAGCCTTCCTCACCGCCGGACGCGGACTTGAGCCGGTGGGTCTCGGCGGCGGTGCCGCGCTCGGCTGTTCTCATGAATCGGACGAGGGCGCCGAGCTCCTCGTCGTCGAAGGCGCCAAGGTCGTCCCGCGTACGTGCGATCAGTCCCGAGTAGGCGGCGGTGACCCGGTCGAGGCCCTCCCGGGTGGGCTCGATGAGCACCCGCCTGCGGTCGCCGGGGTCGGCCACCCGCCGGACGCAGCCCGCGGCGACAAGCCGGTCGATCATGCGTGAGGCCGATCCGGTGGTGAGGTTCACGTGTTTGGCCAGAACACTCGGTGTCGTCGGGCCGTGATGGCCCAGCACGTGCAGGCACTGCACATCGGTGTCGGTGACACCCAGCCGGCCGGCGACAACGTTGTTGAGCCGCACGACCTGGATCGCCCAGGCGGGTATCGCGTCTCCGACGAGCTCGGCGAGCAGCGCTTCCCTGTCCGGGCCCGGGTTCGGCTTCGTCATCGTGACACCCACTCCATCCAATATCGCTGCGTCGCGCAGCAATCTTGTAGTACATTTACTGCGTGACGCAGCTACTGTGTTGCGCAGTCACATTATCGCACCACCCACCTGCCCTGAGGAGTACAGCGCGGTATGACCACATCCACCCGCCCCCATGACAGCGGCGCTACAACTTCCCTCCTGTCCGGGCGCGCGGCATTCGTCGTTCTGACCGTGATCCTCATCGCGGCCTTCATGGAGCTCCTCGACGCCACGATCGTCAGCGTGGCGGCCCCCGCGATCGCCGAGGACCTGGGTTCCGGTGAGGCAGCCCTGCAGTGGATGCTGGCCGGGTACACGCTCTCCGCCGGAGCGGGCCTCATCACCGGTGGCCGCGTCGGCGACCAGTTCGGCCGCCGCCGCGTGTTCCTCCTCGGACTGGCCGCGTTCACGCTCGCCTCGGCCGGATGCGGTCTGGCGCCGAACTCCGGCGTGCTGGTCGGCATGCGCGTCGCGCAGGGTCTGGCGGCCGGACTGATGATCCCGCAGGTGTTCGGCATCATCCGCGCCTCGTTCGAGCCCGGCGCACGCGCGAAGGCGCTCGGCGCCTACGGTGCCGTGCTCGGCCTGGCCTCGGTGGCCGGACCGCTGTTCGGCGGGATCCTGGTCGAGGCCGACCTCTTCGGCCTGGGCTGGCGGGCGATCTTCTGGGTGAACGTTCCGATCGCGATCGTCGGACTGGTCGTGGGAGCCCGGTTCATACCCGAGTCCCGGGTGCCGGGCGGTGCCCGGCTGGACCTGCCGGGCGCGGCCCTCGCCGCCGCCGCGGCGGTGCTCCTGCTCCTGCCCCTCATGCAGGGACGCGACTGGGGCTGGCCCTGGTGGGGCTTTCTCATCCTGGCACTCTCGGTTCCGGCGGTGGCCCTGTTCCTCCTCAGGGAGCGGCGACTGGTCGCACGCGGCGGGCAGCCGATCCTCGACCCCGCCCTCCTCCGGGTGCGGGCCTTCGCCGGTGGCCTGTCCGTCTCCCTGCTGTTCTTCGGAGCACTCGGTTCCTTCTTCCTCCTGCTGTCGCTCTATCTTCAGCTGGGCACCGGACGCACCGCGCTCGAAACCGGCCTCGTGATCCTGCCCTATGCCATCGGCTCGATCATCACCTCCGGGATCGGCGTCCGGTTCGCCCAACGCGCCCTGCTCGTGTCGGGCGCACTGGTCCTGGCCGCGTCCCAGATCATCCTTCTCCTCGTCGTCCGTGGCGGCGCCGACCCCTCCTACTGGGCGCTCGCCACCCCGCTGTTCGTAGGAGGTCTTGGTCTGGGCCTCACCGCCCCGTCCCTGATCAACATCGTTCTCGCCGGCGTACCCGCCAAGGACGCCGGAGCCGCGGGCGGTGTCCTCACCACCGTCGGCCAGATCGGCAACGCGCTCGGGGTCGCAGTACTCGGGGTCGTGTTCTTCGCCCGGCTGGAAGGCTCCCTCACCGACGGAGGCACCGGCCTCATCGCCTACGGCGACGCCTTCACCACGATCCTGCCCTGGCAGGTCGCCTGCTACCTCGCCGCGGCCGCGCTCATGTTCCTGCTGCCCAGGCGGGCGAACGCCTCTCATGGGTAATCGCGGGCACACCCCGGGCCGCGGCGGAGCCCCTCGTACGTCCGCACACGACCGGCCCCCGTCCTCGCCCCCGATCCGGACCGCTTTCAAGGAGATCCGATGACCAGCGCACCCCGTGTCACCGCCGACCCGTTCGCCGTCACCTTTCGCGGAGTCGGCGAACCCCATCCCGCCCGCGCCGCTCTGCGCGCCGCGGGTCCCATCGTCCGGGCCGACGCCCCGGCCGGCGGCCCGGTGTGGATCGTCACCGACGACGTGCTCGCCCGGGAGGTCCTCGTCCACCCCCGTATCGTGAAGGACCCGGCCTACGCGCCCGCGGGCTGGGACCCGCGGATCGCGGGTCTCGAGCCGGCCGCCGCCGCACAACCGTCGCTCACCACCCTCGACGGCCCGGCGCACGAACAACTGCGCCGGGCGCACGCCCCGCTCTTCACCGCCCGGCGGATGCGCGACTACTCCGAACGAATCACGGCGCTCGCCCGAGAACTGCTCACCGGGCTCGCCGATACCGGTGAAACGGTGGATCTGATGGCCGACTTCACCACGCGGTTCCCTCTCACCGTGGTCTGCGACGTGCTCGGCGTGCCGCTCGACCGGGTCGACCAGGCCATCGCGGCCTGCCGGGGCATGTACGGCGGCCCCGAGGAGGTGGGAAAGGCGATGGCAGCCTTCGGGGAACTGGCCGCCGCCGCGCTGAGCGACGGCCAGGACGGCCTCGCCGCCGAACTGCGCGAGCGGGTCCCCGACGAGATCACCGAGACACAGCTGCACTACCTGCTCTTCACGCTGATCTACGCCGGACAGCTCACCACCGACCCGTCACTGGGATTCCTGCTCGCGCGCGTCTTCGCCGCCGAAGACGCCGAAGACGCCGAAGCGGAGGGGACCACGGTCGAGGAGTTCGTCCGGGAGACGCTGCGCCTGCACTCGCCGGCCCCCTTCAGCCTCTGGCGGTTCACCTCCGCCGACCTCGATCTCGCCGGGGTGCGGCTCCCCGCCCGCTCGGCCGTGCTCATCGACATCCAGGGCATCAACACCGACCCCGGCCGGTCGATCGGGCCGGACCTCTCCTTCGGCGCCGGCCCGCACTACTGCACCGGCGCCCAGCTCGCCCAACTCGAGCTGGGCGCGGTCGTGGAGGTCCTGCGGGCCGACTTTCCCGGCGCGCGCCTCGCGGTGCCCTTCGCCGACCTCCGGCAGATCGACCTCGGCGGCATACAGGGAAGCCGCCTGACCGCTCTGCCGGTGAGACTACGGGGCTGACGCCCCACGGCATCCGGCACGGTGCCGGCGAACGGCCGTCCGCCGGGCGCGCCCGGCGCTCACGCCCGCTCGCTCAGCCCGATGGCGGCGGCGGGACAGACGGCGGCGGCCTCGCGGACCAGGGTGTGCTGGTCCGCGCCCGGCTCGGGTTCGAGCAGGACGACGACGCCGTCGTCGTCACGCTGGTCGAACACCCCCGGCGCGATCAGCACGCACTGGCCGGCACCGCAGCATTTGGCCTCGTCCACGGTGACCTTCATGCGGGTTCCTCTCCGTTGGTCGGGTGGGGCGGTGCCGGATCACCAGCGGACCGGGACCGTGCGCAGGCCGCCGACGGCCAGCCCCTCCACCCGCTCCAGCTCCTCCACCGGGACGGCCAGCTCCAGGGTCGGGAGCCTGCGCAGCAGCACCTCGAGCACGACCTGCAGCTCGGTGCGGGCCAGTGCCTGGCCCAGGCAGGAGTGGGCACCCACGCCGAAGGCCAGGTGCGGGTTCGGGCTGCGGCTCAGGTCCATCTCGGCGGCGGCCTCGAAGGCGCTCTCGTCCCGGTTGGCCGCGGCCATGCTGCACACCACGGTGGTGCCGCGGGGCAGGGTCGTGCCGCTGACCTCGATCTCCTCGCGCAGGTAGCGCGGCAGGCCGAAGCCGGCGTTGGCGTCGAGC
This region of Streptosporangium sp. NBC_01495 genomic DNA includes:
- the argH gene encoding argininosuccinate lyase, translating into MTDKLWGGRFDEDITKDVLDYTLTVDVDERLVFADLWQDIAHVLMLGVRGIVTGEVTRALLGSLLRLWDRSERGELRLRPELEDVHFNIEQKVIEDLGRETGGHLQTARSRNDQVSTDTRMYLRRVQLDAVAANLELIGELLGFPEEDLLAILPGYTHSQAAQPISVAFWKTAHASMLLRDVRRLRDVFGRTDESPLGSCALAGTSFAIDRELTARLLGFSGVLGHALDATSARDHLIESASAFAIGGNNLSRMAEEIVMWSGHEYSLVEVSDAYATGSSIMPQKKNPVVAELARGRTGRTVGTLVQLLTMSKGVTLGYSCDLQEDKPYLWHAIDTYLSTLRIVAGQTRGLRFDGTRGEELCWDNFSTATELANHLVADRGLAFREAHHVSGALVSALLKRGATLRDTAAGAEILAGLGHPVPEPVLAHLLAPRTAVAGYTSPGGTSPRSVTAVRAELHAAVTAHAAWLDGTRRRLRSAYEAAFRAARDVAGGADVGEALGRIAPDLPTLNGGPS
- a CDS encoding argininosuccinate synthase yields the protein MKIVLAYSGGLDTSVALHWLQRRHDAEIIAFCADIGQLESLETVRERALRTGASKVYVEPLTERYLRDFALPALQAHARYENKYLLAAPLSRPLIAQRMVEIARAEGADAVAHGATGKGNDQVRFFTSVTALDPGLRVLAPVIDWELTTRETEIAYAREHGIEVSVSKENPYSIDTNIWGTSIECGELDDIDRPPPGHAWQLTADPKTAPDRAEHVTVGFEAGIPVSLDGDKLEPADLVSRLTAIAARHGVGRIDIVESRIVGFKTRGIYEAPAATVLMAAHEELEAIVLDRETLHHKQGLAQRYAELAYYGYWFSDLRRALDGFVSTLQPRVTGEVTVELYKGTCAIVGRRSPNSRYSDSLATYEAGDTFDHRAGAGFAYVWSLPLRGSPR
- a CDS encoding non-ribosomal peptide synthetase; amino-acid sequence: MPDDADVFSYPLCAALAESLRAGGERIAVRAGTSELTYRQLEERALSVASRVGDPTGPTGAQTVVAIMLPRGEELIAALTGVLLSGAAFLPVDPQLPLDRRLRMLAAADLCLTDAAGAVVAERAGVRPLPESGAGPFAGRPPHGEQLAYVLFTSGTTGAQKAVEVPHRALGAHARAIRAAYALSGGDRVLQFATVGFDVALEEIFPTLLAGATLVLAPTSAITTEQLTGLLTRERVTVANLPTPYWEQWVRDLDQGGDAVLPSIPRSLRLLVIGSDMGRATTLATWRRFCQVETINAYGLTETTVTSTTHPLTGADADAAVGGATLPVGTAILGTEVLLLDENLERVPPGRSGEVHIGGPGVALGYRGDPRLTADRFVPDPWSGRAGARLYRTGDRGVLDAGGVLRILGRADDLVKIRGQRVHPGEVVRHLCSHPEVAAAHARAETGDDGDTRLIAYVVPVDSHRVPTAGGLREHLARSLPAGHIPSRYVVVDALPLLPSGKIDADALPKSQLWRRADDVPFRAPVTDTEIELARLWSRTLRVDRIGVDDSFFDLGGHSLAAVQITNRIRARRPAEVTVADLMAHPTIAALAALVDRGGPGADAALPPMERGGDDDRVPLTAQQQQVWFLDRLAPGNIAYHAQTTMRVAGDLDLGALRRAVGVITARQSIFRTTFHDDDGMPFQRVHAEGPMPVHLVDLSGVPESEHRARVEELVVRDMTTPFDLGELPLVRWTVVRLGPATHEIILVEHHFVHDGWSFGLLMRELRAAYTAEVTGEPAGLPEIEFRYADYARWQERALAGEGMRRQREHWAATLAGSPPAVSLPTTRARSRPQGFEGGMVRLEVSARTVAALRELARTHHTTLFSAMLAGFYATLWRYTRQDDLAVGSAFGNRQLAETEDVIGMFVNAVVLRCDAGGDPTFAELLRRSTATVRAATANQELPFVELVRALNPDRDPAANPYFQIMFSANDARMPDLELPGCSATVYERDNGSAKVDLNVVVIPRAEAEPGADGRLDGRVTLLWEYNSDLFAREFVAEVADSYLHLLATMTENPGARLGEVDLVGPGSRAGLLALGAGRPAAPAAAFADLFAAAVARVPDAPAISTTAGTLRYAEVAGRARSVARMLDESGAGGGAPVGVLLRRTPQALISLLGTLLSGRGYLPLDPAHPADRIAYMLADSGVRRVLVDAGTAGLLPPGDWEPLDVTALEPAPEPEPEPAPEPAPEAEPEPADGPPFRPAHPASTAWVMYTSGSTGLPKGCRVTHANLDHFVRWALAETPDGLLERTLAATALTFDVSVHEILPTLAAGGTVVLVDDLFALPSLPERLVPTQVNVVGSMLAELLREGAIPAGVRSVNFGGEAGTAPLVRLVEEAGVPMVRNLYGPTETTVFVTGGPVTADPDRPWPLGAPGPGVEVHVVDPGGHLLPRGVEGELAIGGDGVCDGYLGRARLTAERFVPDPYGRRPGGRLYLTGDRARWALDGRLEYLGRRDQQVKIRGLRVELGEIEQVLGTHPAVAAAYVVVRGEAPAQTLVAYVRPATDEPPPAKDLAAHAATKLPSGLVPRAYVVLDEIPLTTSGKVDRARLPEPPYDAEPSHDTEPRHDTGAVPGDEGDEGDGGDEAGGDRAPWAELERTMSGIWAEILEVPRVDRHDNLFLLGGHSLAVLRIRHRLKASTGMDLPVADFFAHPTVAELVGHLAVTPPVEEVPA
- a CDS encoding ferredoxin, whose product is MKVTVDEAKCCGAGQCVLIAPGVFDQRDDDGVVVLLEPEPGADQHTLVREAAAVCPAAAIGLSERA
- a CDS encoding MFS transporter; this encodes MTTSTRPHDSGATTSLLSGRAAFVVLTVILIAAFMELLDATIVSVAAPAIAEDLGSGEAALQWMLAGYTLSAGAGLITGGRVGDQFGRRRVFLLGLAAFTLASAGCGLAPNSGVLVGMRVAQGLAAGLMIPQVFGIIRASFEPGARAKALGAYGAVLGLASVAGPLFGGILVEADLFGLGWRAIFWVNVPIAIVGLVVGARFIPESRVPGGARLDLPGAALAAAAAVLLLLPLMQGRDWGWPWWGFLILALSVPAVALFLLRERRLVARGGQPILDPALLRVRAFAGGLSVSLLFFGALGSFFLLLSLYLQLGTGRTALETGLVILPYAIGSIITSGIGVRFAQRALLVSGALVLAASQIILLLVVRGGADPSYWALATPLFVGGLGLGLTAPSLINIVLAGVPAKDAGAAGGVLTTVGQIGNALGVAVLGVVFFARLEGSLTDGGTGLIAYGDAFTTILPWQVACYLAAAALMFLLPRRANASHG
- a CDS encoding cytochrome P450 — encoded protein: MTSAPRVTADPFAVTFRGVGEPHPARAALRAAGPIVRADAPAGGPVWIVTDDVLAREVLVHPRIVKDPAYAPAGWDPRIAGLEPAAAAQPSLTTLDGPAHEQLRRAHAPLFTARRMRDYSERITALARELLTGLADTGETVDLMADFTTRFPLTVVCDVLGVPLDRVDQAIAACRGMYGGPEEVGKAMAAFGELAAAALSDGQDGLAAELRERVPDEITETQLHYLLFTLIYAGQLTTDPSLGFLLARVFAAEDAEDAEAEGTTVEEFVRETLRLHSPAPFSLWRFTSADLDLAGVRLPARSAVLIDIQGINTDPGRSIGPDLSFGAGPHYCTGAQLAQLELGAVVEVLRADFPGARLAVPFADLRQIDLGGIQGSRLTALPVRLRG
- a CDS encoding MarR family winged helix-turn-helix transcriptional regulator; translation: MTKPNPGPDREALLAELVGDAIPAWAIQVVRLNNVVAGRLGVTDTDVQCLHVLGHHGPTTPSVLAKHVNLTTGSASRMIDRLVAAGCVRRVADPGDRRRVLIEPTREGLDRVTAAYSGLIARTRDDLGAFDDEELGALVRFMRTAERGTAAETHRLKSASGGEEGSTGTHG